In Kaistella faecalis, a genomic segment contains:
- a CDS encoding glycosyltransferase family 2 protein, with product MELPKVSVVTITYGHEKYISETLDGVLMQQYDGPVEFIIANDNSPDATDGVVKKYFLENSAPSNFEIKYTKHTTNKGMMPNFIWALEQATGKYIALCEGDDYWTDPLKLQKQVDFLEENEEYVLTFHDVKIVNEDKIISPNKIPKKNRRDLAAKEMCGSITIPTLSIVFRNFCNSFIEFMPNVVNGDKVLIAFLSEYGKAKYLHFSSGAHYRIHETGVWSLLDTDAKNKNNFKTFFELSKLPFKHKNQLKKNALLFLFEIKKTDIAFYKSYIRHFSFVEKIFLRIKLIVLKILKV from the coding sequence ATGGAATTACCCAAAGTTAGCGTAGTTACCATCACCTATGGTCACGAGAAATATATCAGCGAAACCCTTGATGGCGTGCTGATGCAGCAATATGACGGTCCTGTGGAATTTATCATCGCAAACGACAATTCCCCGGATGCAACAGATGGGGTTGTGAAAAAGTATTTCTTAGAAAACTCTGCACCAAGCAACTTTGAAATAAAATACACCAAACACACAACCAACAAAGGCATGATGCCCAATTTCATCTGGGCATTGGAACAGGCAACTGGAAAATACATTGCCCTCTGCGAAGGCGACGATTACTGGACCGACCCGCTGAAATTGCAGAAACAGGTGGATTTTTTGGAGGAGAATGAGGAATACGTTCTCACGTTTCATGATGTTAAGATTGTTAATGAAGATAAAATTATTTCACCCAATAAAATTCCAAAAAAAAACCGCAGAGATTTAGCAGCTAAAGAAATGTGTGGAAGTATTACGATTCCGACTCTCTCAATAGTTTTTCGAAATTTTTGCAATAGTTTTATAGAATTTATGCCAAATGTGGTTAATGGTGATAAGGTACTAATAGCATTTTTGTCAGAATATGGTAAAGCAAAGTACTTACACTTTTCATCTGGGGCACATTACCGTATCCATGAAACTGGTGTATGGAGCCTTTTAGATACAGACGCTAAGAATAAAAATAATTTTAAGACATTTTTTGAATTAAGTAAATTACCTTTTAAACATAAAAACCAACTAAAGAAAAATGCTTTGCTTTTTTTATTTGAGATAAAAAAAACTGATATAGCTTTTTATAAAAGTTATATCAGGCATTTCAGTTTTGTTGAGAAAATTTTCTTACGCATAAAATTGATAGTATTAAAAATATTAAAAGTATGA
- a CDS encoding glycosyltransferase family 2 protein: MISIIIPSYNRADIIAETLDSIISQTYVNWECIIVDDGSTDDTETVIKKYTELDCRFFLYKRPSTMLKGANSCRNFGFLKAKGKYVKFLDSDDVLTSDSLAKQVAVLEGNAVLNVCLSYGRYFNNETKELEEFWSRNKEYGDYLYGHITNQIMWAVSDPLWRKSFFDDPPFREGLMNSQEWLMHGEALLKLKREEIYNLQETFTLIRRGNERMSSNTSSSYYKNQKLARIYLLKSILGAGIFNLSYFYELAKQILVYKYWQLKQN, translated from the coding sequence ATGATTTCAATTATCATCCCCTCATACAACAGAGCTGATATTATTGCAGAAACTTTGGATTCGATCATTTCTCAGACCTATGTCAATTGGGAATGTATTATTGTGGACGACGGTAGCACAGATGATACAGAAACGGTAATTAAAAAATATACCGAATTAGACTGTAGGTTTTTTTTATATAAAAGGCCTTCAACAATGCTGAAAGGAGCTAATTCATGCCGAAACTTTGGCTTCCTGAAAGCAAAAGGAAAATATGTTAAGTTTTTGGATAGTGATGATGTACTAACGAGCGATTCTTTGGCAAAACAAGTCGCTGTATTAGAAGGCAACGCTGTTCTTAACGTATGCTTGTCCTATGGTAGATATTTCAATAACGAAACAAAAGAACTGGAAGAGTTTTGGTCCCGGAATAAAGAATATGGTGATTATTTATATGGGCATATTACCAATCAGATAATGTGGGCAGTTTCGGATCCACTTTGGCGTAAGTCATTTTTTGATGATCCTCCTTTTCGAGAAGGATTAATGAATTCACAAGAATGGCTGATGCACGGGGAGGCGTTGTTAAAATTAAAAAGAGAAGAAATTTATAATTTGCAGGAAACATTCACTTTAATCAGAAGAGGAAATGAGAGGATGAGTTCTAACACATCGTCATCATATTATAAAAATCAAAAGCTAGCTAGAATATACTTATTAAAAAGTATTTTGGGAGCCGGTATTTTTAATTTATCTTATTTCTACGAACTGGCAAAACAAATTCTTGTTTATAAATATTGGCAATTAAAGCAGAATTAG
- a CDS encoding glycosyltransferase: MQKKIKVLHVQETIGSGGVERTRLTLAKHLDKNLFDQKFVCTIAAGNIPEEISAEGFEVISIGQLKSPFQWMQHQKVQRIIEEYQPDIIHGAVFEGVTMAAINGWLKKVPVIIIEETSDPINRSWKGNLLMRFFSKISDKVIGVSQSVTEEYLKGKLGISYTKAFTINNGVAIPRIVLEEEKKQEKLKWGLGENDFVVGSTGRLLNSHKRFSDLIRAFASFAKCKEDAKLLLVGDGPDRKSYEQLAKDLGMSNQVIFTGYQSDVTLFYRMMNVFSLVSAREAFGLVLAEAMLNKLPVVATRVGGMKYIVDDQQTGFLAEPFQVDEFAEKFEFLYRNQETSEKMGDNGYRKAMANYTEDIYVNNIKNLYLNASENIKN; the protein is encoded by the coding sequence ATGCAAAAAAAAATAAAAGTGCTTCACGTACAGGAAACTATAGGATCGGGTGGTGTGGAGCGTACGAGATTAACACTCGCAAAACATTTAGACAAAAATCTTTTTGACCAGAAGTTTGTTTGTACTATTGCCGCAGGGAATATTCCGGAAGAAATAAGTGCAGAAGGCTTTGAAGTGATTTCAATTGGTCAATTAAAATCCCCTTTTCAGTGGATGCAACATCAAAAAGTACAAAGAATCATTGAAGAATATCAACCCGATATTATTCACGGTGCCGTATTCGAAGGTGTCACCATGGCAGCAATTAATGGTTGGCTTAAAAAGGTCCCTGTTATTATTATAGAGGAAACTTCTGATCCTATTAACAGAAGTTGGAAGGGAAATTTATTGATGAGATTTTTTTCTAAAATTTCTGATAAAGTTATTGGGGTTTCCCAAAGTGTTACGGAAGAATATCTAAAGGGCAAATTGGGCATTTCATATACTAAGGCCTTCACTATAAATAACGGTGTGGCCATTCCGAGAATTGTGTTAGAAGAAGAAAAAAAACAAGAAAAACTTAAGTGGGGGTTAGGTGAAAATGATTTTGTCGTAGGTTCTACTGGTCGGCTCCTGAACAGCCATAAACGATTTTCTGATCTAATTCGCGCCTTCGCCAGTTTTGCAAAATGTAAAGAAGATGCAAAACTATTATTAGTAGGTGATGGTCCTGATCGAAAAAGTTATGAACAATTGGCTAAAGATTTAGGGATGTCTAATCAAGTGATTTTTACAGGATACCAATCCGATGTTACTTTATTTTATCGTATGATGAATGTCTTTTCTCTGGTTTCTGCCAGAGAAGCATTTGGATTGGTGCTTGCTGAAGCCATGCTGAATAAACTGCCAGTTGTTGCGACCAGAGTAGGAGGAATGAAATATATTGTGGATGATCAGCAAACCGGATTTTTAGCAGAACCTTTTCAGGTTGATGAGTTTGCAGAAAAATTTGAATTTCTCTATCGCAATCAAGAGACAAGCGAGAAAATGGGAGATAATGGTTATAGAAAGGCTATGGCGAACTATACGGAAGATATTTATGTGAATAATATTAAAAATTTATATTTAAATGCTTCAGAAAATATTAAAAATTAA
- a CDS encoding polysaccharide pyruvyl transferase family protein produces MLQKILKIKSYLKYKYNVYRDRVKHLQKLRTLNLPIFIDGHPDSKNFGDGLNIFLGEYLSGKDVFPSKFIKDTEYKNDISYSVIGSVCQWSREKTVVWGSGFIKESYQDGSFVKPQKVAAVRGPLTRKIYLANGVECPEIYGDPALLMPLIYNPHLEIPRYEYGIIPHYTEADSDWVKKQRKNANVLFIDIMIESDYQKFISQIKSCKKIVTSSLHGLILSHAYQIPVSHISLSDKLTGGDFKFNDYLLSVNKAPKKPYQITANSIPIDSLEFDSEPLKINIRPLINACPFIKTQIKEKLLKQSVYYEGS; encoded by the coding sequence ATGCTTCAGAAAATATTAAAAATTAAATCCTATTTAAAGTATAAATATAATGTTTATAGAGATAGAGTTAAGCATTTACAAAAACTACGTACTTTAAATCTTCCAATTTTTATTGACGGTCATCCGGATAGTAAAAATTTCGGTGACGGCTTGAATATTTTTCTCGGTGAATATTTATCAGGTAAAGATGTTTTTCCTTCGAAATTTATCAAGGATACCGAATATAAAAATGATATTTCATATTCTGTAATTGGAAGTGTATGTCAGTGGTCTCGTGAAAAAACGGTGGTTTGGGGAAGCGGATTTATTAAGGAATCCTACCAGGACGGTTCTTTTGTGAAACCTCAAAAAGTAGCAGCCGTAAGAGGTCCTTTAACAAGAAAAATCTACTTGGCGAACGGAGTCGAATGTCCCGAAATCTATGGAGATCCAGCATTACTTATGCCATTGATTTATAATCCTCATTTGGAAATTCCGAGATACGAGTATGGCATTATTCCTCACTATACAGAAGCCGATTCGGATTGGGTAAAGAAACAGCGAAAAAATGCGAATGTACTTTTTATTGATATTATGATTGAGTCAGATTATCAGAAATTTATCAGTCAGATTAAATCATGCAAAAAAATTGTGACCTCATCATTACATGGTTTGATTTTATCTCATGCTTATCAAATTCCGGTGTCACATATTAGTCTATCAGACAAATTAACGGGAGGAGACTTTAAATTTAATGATTATTTACTTTCTGTGAATAAAGCTCCTAAAAAACCTTACCAAATAACTGCCAATTCCATCCCTATTGACAGTTTGGAATTTGATTCAGAGCCCCTAAAAATAAATATTAGACCACTCATCAACGCCTGCCCATTTATTAAAACACAGATCAAAGAAAAACTTTTAAAGCAAAGTGTTTACTATGAAGGTTCTTAA
- a CDS encoding glycosyltransferase, whose protein sequence is MKVLKITTLLDFGGQEKQYVSFTEKPELLKNHYIFAAIGHGGSAEKFIREKGFPVHILNRNFSIKNLCNIWTVYKLIKKVKPDVVHTAAAEANFHGIIAAKLAGVKYIIGEEIGIPNHSPIGQKIFSLVYRLADQVICVSQSVKKHLVKTGEIPQKKGVVIYNPVSVPKNYTLNRTAKFNLVYVGRLEKVKNVESLIHAFSQIKEDHLQLTVVGDGRERVALENLVNQLGLKDSIVFEGYQSEPAKFLCIADLYVLPSYTEGFGIAAVEAMFLKIPVLATQVGGVPEFINHGVNGWLFNPDSVEDLVGKLTHILSLCKHERQLIGEKGFEEVSNRFTVDKYVDNLENLYSLQS, encoded by the coding sequence ATGAAGGTTCTTAAAATAACTACCCTTCTCGATTTTGGGGGGCAGGAAAAACAATACGTCAGTTTTACAGAAAAACCTGAGCTTTTGAAAAATCATTATATCTTCGCAGCCATTGGCCACGGTGGAAGTGCTGAGAAATTTATACGAGAGAAAGGTTTTCCGGTCCATATCCTTAACAGAAACTTTTCAATAAAAAATTTATGTAATATTTGGACAGTTTATAAACTTATTAAAAAAGTAAAACCAGATGTTGTGCACACCGCAGCAGCGGAAGCTAATTTTCACGGAATAATAGCCGCGAAGCTGGCTGGGGTGAAATACATTATTGGCGAAGAAATCGGAATTCCAAATCACTCGCCAATAGGCCAAAAAATTTTTTCTTTGGTGTATCGTTTGGCAGATCAAGTAATTTGCGTTTCTCAATCGGTAAAAAAACATTTGGTAAAAACCGGTGAAATTCCACAGAAAAAGGGAGTAGTTATTTATAATCCCGTGAGTGTACCCAAAAACTATACTTTAAATAGAACTGCAAAATTCAATCTTGTATACGTAGGTCGTTTGGAGAAAGTGAAAAATGTAGAATCTTTGATTCATGCTTTTTCTCAAATAAAAGAAGATCATTTACAATTAACGGTTGTAGGAGATGGTAGGGAAAGAGTAGCGTTGGAAAATTTAGTCAATCAATTGGGATTGAAAGATTCAATTGTTTTTGAAGGCTATCAATCGGAACCAGCGAAATTTCTCTGTATTGCAGATTTATATGTTTTGCCTTCTTATACCGAAGGTTTTGGGATCGCTGCTGTAGAAGCGATGTTCCTAAAAATTCCGGTTCTCGCAACCCAAGTTGGCGGAGTTCCAGAATTCATTAATCATGGGGTAAATGGTTGGTTGTTTAATCCTGATTCTGTAGAAGATTTGGTTGGAAAATTAACTCATATTTTATCATTGTGTAAACATGAAAGACAATTAATCGGAGAAAAAGGATTTGAAGAAGTGTCGAATCGTTTTACCGTGGACAAATATGTTGACAATTTAGAAAATTTGTATTCATTGCAATCATGA
- a CDS encoding glycosyltransferase, whose product MKNLLFITWDGPQTSYMEGLFMPIFHEIAQQADYRFHVIQFTWAEEKKIAAVKKAAGSLGIQYTAFPILKKPVASVGSLLTLFNSASKIKKYIRHHHIDTVMPRSNFPAFMVNRINNQNFKIIFDADGLPIEERVDFAGLKKDSRQYRWLKSIETQMLKKADAVITRSQKSIDIHLKEIGESHRSKFSVVFNGRNADFFQPNTKHRLESRKRLGLTSDELLFVYCGSLGDQYCWEEMAAVVTAYRKTTPAKFLVLTGNTKFALDKISSEEATFITVKSVPFDEIPFWLNAGDVAFALRKPTFSMQGVAPIKLGEYLLCGLPTIASKSIGDSELILEQFEECYLYDHSGDSQIQLKEIKEFSKSSTFADRSIIRSKALDFFSLQAAAESYLKALKKFTDEEMTGQYTGI is encoded by the coding sequence ATGAAAAACCTCCTCTTCATCACCTGGGACGGGCCACAGACTTCCTATATGGAAGGGTTATTTATGCCCATTTTCCACGAAATTGCCCAACAGGCTGATTATCGGTTTCATGTCATACAGTTTACCTGGGCAGAGGAGAAAAAGATTGCGGCGGTGAAAAAGGCAGCCGGTTCTTTAGGCATCCAATATACCGCGTTTCCCATTCTGAAGAAACCCGTCGCAAGCGTGGGCAGTCTCCTGACCCTCTTTAATTCTGCCTCAAAGATTAAAAAATATATCCGCCACCACCACATCGATACCGTAATGCCCAGAAGCAATTTCCCGGCATTCATGGTGAACAGGATCAATAATCAAAATTTTAAAATCATATTCGATGCCGATGGTTTACCGATTGAAGAACGTGTCGATTTTGCAGGCTTGAAAAAAGACAGCCGGCAATACCGTTGGCTCAAGTCCATCGAAACCCAGATGCTGAAGAAAGCCGACGCCGTGATCACGCGGTCGCAAAAATCAATTGACATTCATTTAAAAGAAATTGGCGAAAGCCACCGCAGCAAATTTTCCGTCGTCTTTAATGGCAGGAATGCGGATTTTTTTCAGCCCAACACCAAGCACCGTTTGGAATCCAGAAAACGCTTAGGATTAACAAGTGATGAGCTTCTATTCGTCTATTGCGGTTCCCTGGGCGATCAGTATTGTTGGGAAGAAATGGCAGCCGTGGTGACCGCTTACCGAAAAACAACACCCGCAAAGTTTCTGGTTTTAACCGGCAATACCAAGTTTGCCTTAGACAAGATTTCTTCTGAAGAGGCAACATTCATTACCGTAAAAAGCGTTCCCTTTGATGAAATTCCCTTTTGGCTGAATGCCGGTGATGTTGCATTTGCCCTGCGCAAACCAACCTTCAGCATGCAGGGTGTGGCACCGATTAAACTGGGGGAATATCTTCTTTGCGGTCTTCCCACCATTGCAAGCAAAAGCATCGGTGATAGTGAACTGATTCTTGAGCAGTTTGAAGAATGTTATCTGTATGATCATTCAGGAGATTCACAAATTCAACTGAAAGAAATAAAAGAGTTTAGTAAAAGCAGTACATTTGCTGACAGATCTATCATCAGGTCAAAGGCTTTGGACTTTTTTTCCCTCCAGGCTGCTGCAGAATCTTACCTGAAAGCGCTGAAGAAATTTACTGATGAAGAAATGACTGGACAGTATACAGGTATTTAA
- a CDS encoding glycosyltransferase family 4 protein yields the protein MKYIFFTLRDFNKVGGGSIRIHGVVNALAEKGENVILISSAEDHSPFHPDINHIRIETGFSSKAVLQGLTGLLPATAIITLFPNLFRNILTGFKLVDLNNAKIFFFEYLDNSIGYLLKKTGKIDHYITDIHGIAPIEFAHQKRNSTSLLRRAIATLKYALAMRHDQKVYQKADGIIYSSSQMKKYFENHFRMDLVKDYVLPNLLADEVFVKTEDLAEIDLLSAELGINTEDVILFFAGGFKPTSGVDDLIRVFARLRRDFPELKLMLIGNGPLKGEVQQLISELQLAQWIVQREGLAYEELFRYQALADIIVCPDRMNEFSDMILHLKYLDSLVSGKIVVNGAFSSVKEINKDENLSVNFMPSDEGDLYQVLKYCILRKEELTEKYKNVREYAKNHLTYRSQIDTLIK from the coding sequence ATGAAGTATATATTTTTCACTTTGCGGGATTTCAACAAAGTTGGCGGCGGCTCAATCCGCATTCATGGGGTAGTAAATGCCCTCGCGGAGAAGGGTGAGAACGTAATCCTTATTTCCAGTGCGGAAGACCATAGCCCTTTTCATCCCGATATTAATCATATCAGGATTGAAACCGGTTTTAGCAGTAAGGCAGTGTTGCAGGGCCTCACGGGGCTTTTGCCTGCCACAGCAATAATCACCTTATTTCCCAATCTGTTCCGTAATATTTTGACTGGTTTTAAACTGGTGGATTTAAACAATGCAAAGATTTTCTTTTTTGAATATTTGGATAATTCCATCGGTTATCTCTTAAAAAAAACAGGAAAAATTGATCATTATATTACGGATATCCATGGAATTGCGCCCATTGAGTTTGCTCATCAGAAAAGAAATAGCACCTCTCTTTTACGGAGAGCCATAGCCACACTAAAGTATGCTTTGGCCATGCGTCACGATCAGAAGGTGTATCAGAAAGCAGATGGCATTATTTACAGTAGTAGCCAAATGAAAAAGTACTTTGAGAACCATTTCCGAATGGATCTTGTGAAGGATTATGTACTTCCCAATCTTCTCGCTGATGAAGTGTTTGTGAAAACGGAAGATTTAGCAGAAATTGATCTGTTGTCAGCCGAACTGGGAATAAACACAGAGGATGTTATTTTGTTTTTTGCAGGGGGCTTTAAACCCACCTCTGGGGTTGACGATCTGATAAGGGTTTTTGCAAGACTTAGAAGGGACTTTCCGGAACTGAAACTTATGCTCATTGGTAATGGACCATTGAAGGGTGAGGTGCAGCAATTAATCAGTGAACTGCAGCTAGCGCAGTGGATTGTTCAGCGCGAGGGTTTGGCCTATGAGGAGTTATTCCGGTATCAGGCTTTAGCAGATATTATTGTGTGCCCTGACCGGATGAACGAATTTTCGGATATGATTCTGCATTTGAAGTATCTGGATTCACTGGTGTCCGGCAAGATTGTCGTCAATGGTGCTTTCAGCAGTGTAAAAGAAATCAATAAAGATGAAAATCTGTCGGTGAACTTTATGCCGTCCGACGAGGGAGATTTATATCAAGTGCTTAAATATTGTATTCTGCGTAAAGAAGAATTGACAGAAAAATATAAAAATGTACGCGAATACGCCAAAAATCATCTGACCTACCGGTCACAGATTGACACGTTAATCAAATAA
- a CDS encoding CapA family protein: MSKIKILISGDFCPIGRTGRLLNEGAFSSVFNGFEKLVATVDYAIVNLECPVTLSDRKIEKTGPCIKTENTEALRALQFAGFNLLTLANNHILDYDEQGVIDTVENAKKFGFATIGAGKNIEEAKKPVIKDLKGIKIGFINIAENEFCAADHNAAGAHTLDLIGNLKEIADLRTKVDKVILIYHGGREHYQLPSPNQRKTFRFLIENGVDAIVAHHTHCVSGFEYYDGKPIVYSLGNFIFDYKEKYQRGNWTEGMSVVLHLEDDSFKVQVIPHFQGRKSDPTLHLLKDNDHKIFVERVENLNRVITDDHLFKNEWQSYLASQEKFYLSSLYIKNIYIRFLFIKGIFPISLLRSKHNKLILNLIRCEAHHEITKDILSAAAKKNY, translated from the coding sequence GTGAGCAAAATTAAAATTTTAATTTCAGGAGATTTTTGTCCGATAGGTCGTACTGGTCGTTTGTTAAATGAGGGCGCATTTTCCTCAGTATTCAATGGTTTTGAAAAACTGGTTGCGACCGTAGATTATGCGATTGTAAATCTAGAGTGTCCCGTTACCTTATCTGACAGAAAAATTGAAAAGACAGGACCCTGTATTAAAACAGAAAATACAGAAGCTTTACGGGCTTTGCAATTTGCCGGTTTTAACCTTCTAACGTTGGCCAATAACCATATTCTGGATTATGATGAGCAAGGAGTGATTGATACGGTTGAGAATGCGAAAAAATTTGGGTTTGCGACTATTGGTGCGGGAAAGAACATAGAGGAAGCAAAAAAGCCCGTCATCAAAGACTTGAAAGGGATTAAAATCGGCTTTATAAACATTGCTGAAAATGAATTTTGTGCAGCAGATCATAATGCCGCAGGTGCGCACACGCTTGATTTAATTGGTAACCTTAAAGAAATTGCTGACTTAAGGACAAAAGTCGATAAGGTAATTCTAATCTATCATGGTGGAAGAGAGCATTATCAATTGCCATCCCCAAATCAGCGGAAAACTTTCCGTTTTTTAATTGAAAATGGCGTAGATGCAATCGTTGCCCATCATACGCATTGTGTTAGTGGTTTTGAGTACTATGATGGAAAACCGATCGTCTACAGTTTGGGCAATTTCATCTTTGATTATAAAGAAAAATACCAACGAGGAAATTGGACAGAAGGAATGAGTGTCGTCTTACACCTGGAAGATGATTCATTTAAAGTACAAGTTATTCCTCATTTCCAAGGGAGAAAAAGCGACCCGACTTTGCATTTACTGAAAGATAATGACCATAAAATATTTGTTGAGAGAGTAGAAAACCTGAACAGGGTTATTACAGACGATCATCTTTTTAAAAATGAATGGCAGTCGTATCTTGCAAGTCAGGAAAAATTTTACTTATCAAGTCTGTATATAAAGAATATATACATACGATTTTTATTTATTAAAGGAATTTTCCCGATATCCTTATTACGCTCGAAGCATAACAAGTTAATACTTAATCTCATACGATGTGAAGCACATCACGAGATTACCAAAGATATTCTTTCGGCCGCGGCAAAGAAAAATTACTAA
- a CDS encoding phenylacetate--CoA ligase family protein, whose translation MGNIKDILYRHSPLFIKGILLNLIAKKNHKKRYTVSYEEYLKEYLTLWQQDRNTVLAYQSKMLVKLLAECYHYVPYYQKDFKTKNISLSDIQNDPYAVLSQLSILSKDTRKQKVDDLVNLNPNRAVTEIGFSSGTSGAPTKNYLDDESTERAFALWSRFHKNIRIEKGDKNVRFSGRLIVNPLRKKPPFWIYNFVDRQLFMSAYHLKDENLRYYVEKLNKFKPKLLDGYPSALYILARYINKNAVKLNFVPTAIAGTAETLYDYQRIEIEKAFGCRIYNQYASSEGSPFITECHNGKLHINEDSGIFEFLNYKNEEAKPGELARLVVTSFRNWKTPLLRYDIQDTVQVAARQDPCACGCKMHYVEKIIGREDDILWTEEKGYVGRMDTAYKGLEGIVKSQLIQERKDLLVVNQIVDDTYNTRMDQLLRDNLKDRLGENLTIIINIVNDIPLGSNGKFKAVVRKFKI comes from the coding sequence ATGGGTAATATTAAAGACATTTTATATAGACATTCTCCGCTTTTCATCAAAGGGATTTTGCTGAATCTAATCGCAAAAAAAAATCATAAGAAAAGGTATACCGTTTCTTATGAGGAGTACCTGAAGGAGTATCTTACTTTATGGCAACAGGACAGAAATACTGTACTTGCTTACCAATCGAAGATGCTGGTCAAATTACTTGCAGAGTGTTATCATTATGTGCCGTACTATCAAAAGGATTTTAAAACTAAAAACATAAGTCTTTCTGATATTCAGAACGACCCCTACGCTGTGTTAAGCCAACTGAGTATATTGAGCAAAGATACGCGAAAGCAAAAAGTGGATGATTTAGTCAATTTGAATCCAAACCGTGCTGTTACTGAAATTGGATTTTCTAGCGGAACTTCAGGCGCACCCACAAAGAATTATTTAGATGATGAAAGTACTGAAAGAGCTTTTGCTTTGTGGTCTAGATTTCATAAAAATATACGGATCGAAAAAGGAGATAAAAACGTAAGATTTTCCGGAAGATTGATTGTTAATCCTCTCAGAAAGAAACCTCCTTTTTGGATATATAACTTTGTCGACAGACAATTATTTATGTCTGCTTATCACTTAAAAGATGAAAATCTAAGATATTATGTGGAAAAACTTAATAAGTTTAAACCCAAATTATTAGATGGCTATCCGTCCGCTTTATATATACTTGCCCGATATATTAATAAAAATGCAGTTAAGCTAAATTTTGTACCAACTGCAATTGCAGGAACAGCTGAAACATTATATGATTATCAACGTATTGAAATAGAAAAAGCGTTTGGTTGCAGAATTTATAATCAGTATGCTTCAAGCGAAGGCAGTCCTTTTATTACCGAATGTCATAATGGGAAACTGCATATTAATGAGGACTCAGGAATTTTCGAATTTCTAAATTATAAAAACGAAGAAGCTAAGCCAGGAGAGTTGGCGAGACTCGTAGTTACAAGTTTTAGAAATTGGAAAACCCCATTGTTACGCTATGACATTCAGGATACTGTTCAAGTGGCTGCCAGGCAGGATCCTTGTGCCTGTGGCTGTAAGATGCACTATGTCGAAAAGATTATAGGTCGTGAAGACGACATTCTTTGGACAGAAGAAAAAGGCTATGTAGGTAGAATGGACACTGCGTACAAAGGTTTAGAGGGGATTGTTAAAAGTCAACTTATCCAGGAAAGAAAGGATCTGCTTGTGGTAAATCAAATCGTTGATGATACATATAACACAAGAATGGATCAGTTATTACGTGATAATCTAAAAGATCGGCTTGGAGAAAATCTGACAATCATAATTAATATTGTAAATGATATTCCTTTAGGGTCTAACGGTAAGTTCAAAGCTGTAGTTCGCAAGTTTAAAATTTAA
- a CDS encoding endonuclease domain-containing protein: MKILTHIRGIPIKKTPPLMLPYNKKLKTLLPDKRKALILCEVLFWKQVHRGRFHQIDFDRQKIIGNYIVDFYVKSLGLAIEIDGWSHDFKQEYDIRRQRDLESYGVKVFRISNHDIKKNMEIVLRDLENFIMEHYGVREPDEWSGAE; encoded by the coding sequence GTGAAAATCCTCACCCATATCCGCGGCATCCCCATTAAGAAAACTCCCCCACTGATGCTGCCTTACAATAAGAAACTTAAAACCCTGCTTCCGGATAAAAGGAAAGCCTTGATTCTTTGTGAAGTACTGTTCTGGAAACAGGTGCACCGCGGAAGATTCCACCAAATTGATTTTGACCGGCAGAAAATCATTGGAAACTATATTGTAGATTTTTATGTTAAAAGCTTAGGCCTGGCTATTGAAATTGATGGCTGGAGTCATGATTTTAAACAGGAATATGATATAAGGCGACAGCGTGATCTTGAAAGTTACGGTGTAAAAGTATTCCGGATTTCAAATCATGATATTAAGAAGAATATGGAGATTGTGCTGAGAGATTTGGAGAACTTCATCATGGAGCATTATGGAGTAAGAGAACCGGATGAATGGTCAGGAGCAGAATGA